In Candidatus Spechtbacterales bacterium, the genomic window AAGTAGTATAAACTACTCCTTCACCCTCGCTTCGTGAATCTGACTCATTCCTGTGTTTCTAAAGCGTATTTCAGTTGTTAATTAGGGGGCAAGTTCGAATCCCGCTCCTGGCTCCAGCAAAATAAATCCGCGAGGTGGCTCATGAAAGAAATAAAAGAAAACTTAGAACAACTTAGAAATAAAATCCTGGAAGTTGAGGAGCGTCTTGATTTTTCCAGATTAAAAGCTGAAATAGAAGGTCTTAAGGCCGAGGCTCGTGAGCCTGGTTTTTGGGATAATCCCGAACATGCGGCAGAAGCAAGTAAAAAACTTGCCGACCTGGAAGAGGAGGTGGGTTTTTGGGAGGATATGAAAAGTGAAGTGGAGGAGTTGGAACAGCTTGCATCTATTTCAGAGCACGATTCCGATATTAAAAAAGAAATTACCCAAAGGACACAAGAGCTTGAAAAAAAGTATACAAAAGAAGAGTTTCGCATATTTCTTTCAGGTCCTTACGATAAAAGTGACGCTTTTATAACAATTTATGCCGGCGCGGGCGGTTTAGATGCGCAGGATTGGGCGGAAATGCTTTTGCGTATGTACCAGCGTTATTTGGAAAATTCCGGATATACAGCAACTCTTCACGATGAGTCCCGCGGAGAGGAAAAAGGCATAAAAGAGGCTACTCTTGAAGCAAGAGGCAAGTATGCGTATGGATTTTTGAAATATGAGAATGGAGTACATCGTCTTGTAAGAATATCTCCGTATTCGTCCCAAAAGTTGCGCCACACATCTTTTGCCTTGGTTGAGGTGGTGCCTAAACTTCAGAAACTGGAAGAGTTTGAAATTCCCGAATCCGATTTGCGCATAGATACTTTTCGTTCCTCTGGACCCGGTGGCCAATATGTAAATAAACGAGATAGCGCGGTGCGCGTAACCCATATTCCCACAGGAATTACAGCTTCAAGCCAGAGCGAGCGTCTTCAGGGGCTTAACAAGGACAGGGCCTTGGAGATGTTGC contains:
- the prfB gene encoding peptide chain release factor 2, encoding MKEIKENLEQLRNKILEVEERLDFSRLKAEIEGLKAEAREPGFWDNPEHAAEASKKLADLEEEVGFWEDMKSEVEELEQLASISEHDSDIKKEITQRTQELEKKYTKEEFRIFLSGPYDKSDAFITIYAGAGGLDAQDWAEMLLRMYQRYLENSGYTATLHDESRGEEKGIKEATLEARGKYAYGFLKYENGVHRLVRISPYSSQKLRHTSFALVEVVPKLQKLEEFEIPESDLRIDTFRSSGPGGQYVNKRDSAVRVTHIPTGITASSQSERLQGLNKDRALEMLRSKLFVVKQKERKKELKELKGDNISAEWGNQIRSYVLHPYQMVKDHRTDVETSNVDSVLGGNLSDFIDEEVKKLRE